Genomic DNA from Thermoplasmata archaeon:
CTGGCATTTCAGAGACAACTCCATCAAGATGGGAAAGGTCTGAAATGTGAACAATCACTGGATTATCTGGAGGTCTCCCCTTCACCTCAAAAATTTTTCTCACAGCAGCATCTGAGAATGCGTTTGCACCGAGCCCATAAACGGTTTCGGTAGGAAAGCCAACAAGCCCACCATTCTTTAAAATCTCGGCACACTCTTTAATTTTCCAGGTTGCTGGCCTTGACGAAGAGACCCTGTAGATTTTAGTTTCCATGCTACTCCTCAACAATCACCCAGTGTGCCATGTCTCTGTTGCTTGCCACACCCACACCTTTCTTTGAGACCGCAATTATGCCCACAGAAATTTCATTTGGAAAGAGTGAGATGCCCCATTCACATGCCTTCTGGGGAGCCATGCCTCTTGCAATCTTGTCATACACGGACTTGCAAAGCACTCGTTTTATAATTTCTTCACCAATGCCTGTGGTTGTGACTGCACCGTGCTTCCCTGCATAAAGCCCAGAACCAATTTGCGGAGAATCTCCAACTCTACCAGGTAGCATTATGCTTGTCCCTCCTGTGGAACTGCCAGCAGCAAAGTAGCCGGTTTCATCCATTGCCACCGCACCGACTGTGCCTGTTAGGCCAGGATAAACAAATTTCTTCCATTTCTCAGCCCATGGAGGCAAATCACCTGTCTTCAATTTTTCCTTCACCTCAGCCAATCTCTTCCTTGCCTTTTCTGTCATCGGGTCGTAGTCTGGAAAACCCTTCATTCTCGCAAATTCAACCGCACCATCGCCCACCAGCAGCACATGGGGTGTCTCCATCACGCATCTTGCCACTCTGATCGGGTTCTTTACCCTCTTTATCGCAGCCACACCTCCTGCCTGCATCCTGGAATCCATCAGAGCAGCGTCCATTTCAATTTCGCCATTCAGCTTTGCATAAGAACCAGTACCAGCATTGAAACGCTCATCATCCTCCAGCACCACAATTGCTTCTACCACAGCATCCAGTGCATTACCCTTGTTTCGCAAAACCTCCATCCCTTTCTCAGCCGCCTTCTGCGTGCCATCTGAATATTCTTTGCCAGCACCAGCACCGCCATGTGTGATGACGACCCTTGTCATAGTATCACAACGAGGTGTATGATAAAGAATTAAATAATACTTATTATTTGGCATACCAACAGCATTACTTGCAAATGCAACTGAGGTATTACGATGAAAAGAAGTTCAAGAGCATGGAAGAAAAGAGGCCAGATGCGCTGGAAATGGCAGAAAAAAAGGATGCGAAGAAGAAAGAGGGCAATGAAGCTCAGAACACAGTAATCACAAGGGAGTATGGGGTAACCAGGTATCCTAACGGGCTCCAGTTAGGGGATGATAGCATACGGGTATACTGACTCCAGAATGATGAGTAACTGGAGCATAGACCCGAAAAGAGGTTGAAAACAACCTCGAAGATACCCGTTGATCTGGGTTCGAATCCCAGTGCTCCCACCAATTTTTTTGTGTTTCCTCGTTTTCATTTCTGATAATTGGGTAGATGAGTTTAAAACTCAAGGGAGAGATTGAGTTTTGGGGGTGATAAAATGAAAATCTCAACCTTCCTCCTCATTGGAATGCTCCTGTTATCTATTTCATACTTTAGCGCAAGAGAAAATCCAGATGCAAGTGTGTCAGGGAATGTGAAACTTGTGCCAGGAGCACATGCAGTTATCGATACAGATGGGAATTTGAAAATTGATTTTGGGACAGTTATGTCTGGAACAAGAATTGTTTACACGAATGCATTTGGTATTCAGAATCTAAATGAAGTACCAGTGAAAATCTCAAAAATCCAGATTATCACCAATGGAAAGGGGGCCACATTTACCGTGATTCCGTCAGAAAACATCGTGATCTCTCAAAGTGAAACAATGTGGTTTACTGTGTCCATAGAAGTTGGTAATGAAACAGGAATAGTTGTTGGAGGAAAGATAGTACCAGTAATTGCCTAGCTATATTTTCACCACATCGCTCTTTTTTCCCTCAGTGGCACCACGGCGATAAGTACGATGAAGTTCTGGTTTCAATCTGAAGGTCTTCAAGTGTTGCATCACTCTTCTCCTTGCAATTACAAAAGAATTGTTATCCTTGCTAGGTTCGGCGTGGTTTTCACTAAGATGGGCTAGAAATACATGCTTTGTGTTTTGTGTAACAATCATGGAGAGAAGCTCAGAGCACTGAGTGTTAGAAAGATGACCCTTTGAACTTGCAACCCATTCCAAATAGTTCCATTCTTCAGCATATGCTGGGTCTCGCAATTTTCTTCTCACAATGTTTTCCTCGTAGTTCGCCTCAACATGAATGCAATCTGCCCCTTTTACAACTTCCAGCATCTCAGTTGTGTACGTGCCAAGGTCTGTTATGTGGGCATAGGTTGCGTTTCTATCTTTGATAACAAAATTTACTGGCTTGCCTGCAGACCCTTCATCACCATGGGGAACTGGAAACCACAGAATTTCTACATCGCTGAATCTTTCTTCGGGTTCACAAAAATTCCATGGATACTCTCCAAGTTTTTTGACTGCTACTTTCTGTGTGTTAGTTGTTGCGAACACTGGCGTCCCGAATTTTCTCTCGAATGTACCTATGCTTCTTATGTGGTCAATGTGGGCATGGGTCAGGAGAATTGCGTCAATTTCGTTAGTCAGAACTCCAAGTTCTGCAAGCCGTGAGGCAATCACTCGAAAGGGAAGTCCGGCATCGATAAGGATTTTGGTTTTCTCTGTTTCCAAATAAGTTGCATTCCCAGAACTACCGCTGCCAAGCACACAGATACGCATTGAAGGTTGAATGCCATGAAACTATCTAAAAGTTTGGGTGGGCGAACAATTATATAATCACTCGTAATATCCTACTTAGAAATCCTAAATCGGCAGCTTGGAATGTGGATGTATGAAGGCAGCGAATGTTGTGGTGCTTGGAGAAGCGGGTGTCGGAAAAACGGCGTTAATTCAGCGTTTAGTATCAAATGTGTTCACACTTGGCTACCACGCCACAGTGGGTGTTAGAGTGAGTAGGAAAGATTATTTTCCATGCGCAATTTCATTTTATTTCTACGATGTCCAAGGAGTGCATATGCCCGATACACTTCTAGAGACCTACCTTCAAAATGCTGATGCCTACATTCTTTTGTGTGATGCTGCAAGACGGCGAACCTACAGTAGTATGGAATTTTACTGGGCAGAGAAGATAAAGCAGGAGAGGCCAGTGATACTCGTTGAAAATAAAGTTGATATGGTAAAAAATCTTGTAGCTCATGCAAAGTCCCTTTTCAGGTTAGAGCAGAAAATGCGTGCAAAAGGTATAAATGTTTGCTATTCTACAATAACAAGTGCAAAAACGGGCTTTCGTGTGAGCAAAATTCTCCAGAAAGTAGGTGAGGCATGTCTCAGAACATACTCTTACCAGTAGAAACAATTCGAATTTGGCAGCAAATTCTGTTCAAAAAGGAGGGTGAAGGTGGACAGAAGCAGCACTGGTTCCTTGTTGGACGCCTTGTAGGAATGGCTTTAGCGAAGGAGTTGCTTGGAAAGGGTAAGCTAGAAAATTACATTTCGCAGATAGAAGCTGTGTGGAGGGGAAGTGGATATTCTAAAATTCGACTGGAGGTGAGGGAAGATGGCGTTCATGCGTATCTAGCGGAATTGTTCCCAGAGTTTTTCCCTGAACACCCATATGCTGCTGGAACCCTTGCAGGTATAATTGTTTACATTACAGGGCAGCCCTATTCTACATTTGTTACAATCCAGAAGGAGAACATCACCGAGATAATTCTTAAGAAAGGTGATGAGAAGCCGCAAGTGTTAAAGGAAGTAGAGATGGCAAGGAAAACTGTGACTGCAGAGATAAGTCAGGAAAAAGTAGAAGAAGAGGTGGTTGTAGAGGAAGAGACAGAGATGGAGCAGAGTGCATTTGAGGCGTTTGTGGATGAGCAGGGCATCGAAATCGGAAGAGTGAACATCCTTGAAGATAGAGAAAAGGCAAAGGTAATTGTAGCCTCGCTTCAGAGAATTCCCTCCTGCAAAATTTTATACATCACTCAAACCCATCCAAAGCATGTGAAAAAGGACTTGCCTAATTTACATCAGATTATCTGGCTCAAAGAAGAGAGTGCAGAGAAAGGAGAGGGTTACATAGTGGTTTCGCCTTCGAGAA
This window encodes:
- a CDS encoding isoaspartyl peptidase/L-asparaginase, yielding MTRVVITHGGAGAGKEYSDGTQKAAEKGMEVLRNKGNALDAVVEAIVVLEDDERFNAGTGSYAKLNGEIEMDAALMDSRMQAGGVAAIKRVKNPIRVARCVMETPHVLLVGDGAVEFARMKGFPDYDPMTEKARKRLAEVKEKLKTGDLPPWAEKWKKFVYPGLTGTVGAVAMDETGYFAAGSSTGGTSIMLPGRVGDSPQIGSGLYAGKHGAVTTTGIGEEIIKRVLCKSVYDKIARGMAPQKACEWGISLFPNEISVGIIAVSKKGVGVASNRDMAHWVIVEE
- a CDS encoding MBL fold metallo-hydrolase — protein: MRICVLGSGSSGNATYLETEKTKILIDAGLPFRVIASRLAELGVLTNEIDAILLTHAHIDHIRSIGTFERKFGTPVFATTNTQKVAVKKLGEYPWNFCEPEERFSDVEILWFPVPHGDEGSAGKPVNFVIKDRNATYAHITDLGTYTTEMLEVVKGADCIHVEANYEENIVRRKLRDPAYAEEWNYLEWVASSKGHLSNTQCSELLSMIVTQNTKHVFLAHLSENHAEPSKDNNSFVIARRRVMQHLKTFRLKPELHRTYRRGATEGKKSDVVKI
- a CDS encoding ADP-ribosylation factor-like protein, whose product is MKAANVVVLGEAGVGKTALIQRLVSNVFTLGYHATVGVRVSRKDYFPCAISFYFYDVQGVHMPDTLLETYLQNADAYILLCDAARRRTYSSMEFYWAEKIKQERPVILVENKVDMVKNLVAHAKSLFRLEQKMRAKGINVCYSTITSAKTGFRVSKILQKVGEACLRTYSYQ